AGTGGCGACCGCGAGGGCGGCGGCGAACAGCAGAACTTCGGTGGAACGTTTCATGATTTTGGGTTCGTTGAATTCGGGCTACAGGGGGCAAAGACGCGTGCGGCGCGCGATCGTTTCAGCCACGGGCATCTTTTTCTTGGCGAAAAACTGGCCCGGCGGCGTAACCGCAGCGGTTTGCCCAGCGTAGCCGGCCTCCGCCATTGCGCCGGCGATCGTTCGGGGCTTCTGTGTGCCGCGTGCAATTCCCCGCTCTTGTCCGTATCGCCCAGGAGACCGTGGCCGCGGCGCAACGCCGGCTGCCGGCCGAAGTGCGCAACGTGGCGGCGGCGGTGCCCGTGTGCTACGAGACCGCGCCGAACGACGCCATCCTCGCTGAGGGTTGGGAGCCGGACATCCTCGGCCTCTTCGTCGGCCACGAGCACGGCGGCGAATTGCGCGACGACCACGCGCCGCTGCCGCCGCAAATCCTGTTGTTCCTCGACAATCTCTGGGACTACGCGGAGGGCGACACGGGCATCTTCCGCGACGAGGTGCGCCTTACCTATCTGCACGAACTGGGGCACTATCTGGGCTGGGACGAGGATGAGGTCGCGCAACGCGGGTTAGAATAGTGCTTTCACTCGGGAACCTCACCCAATCTTCGCTTTCATTCCTTCTGCGATTGTGTTTAACCCTCCGTCGTCCGGCCGCATAGGCCGCCCCCGACCAAGCAACATGAAGAAGCTCCTCAACGCCTTTGTCCTCCTGGCCACGCTCGCCGCCGCCGTCGGCGCGCACGCCGTCACGATCAAACGCGAGACGCTCGTCGAGCGCCTCGATACGTGCGAGGCCATCCTGCAAGACCTGCAATCGAGCACGAAGACCGCCATCCCGGCCGATATCCTTCATCGCGCGCAAGGCATCGTCATCGTCAACCAAGTGCAGGCCGGCCTGTTCCTCGGCATCAAGGACGGCTACGCCGTCGCCCTGGTGCGCCGCCCGAACGGCAAGTGGTCGATTCCGGTTTTCCTCCGCGCC
This window of the Candidatus Didemnitutus sp. genome carries:
- a CDS encoding metallopeptidase family protein, coding for MQFPALVRIAQETVAAAQRRLPAEVRNVAAAVPVCYETAPNDAILAEGWEPDILGLFVGHEHGGELRDDHAPLPPQILLFLDNLWDYAEGDTGIFRDEVRLTYLHELGHYLGWDEDEVAQRGLE